One Alligator mississippiensis isolate rAllMis1 chromosome 1, rAllMis1, whole genome shotgun sequence genomic window carries:
- the MRPS10 gene encoding small ribosomal subunit protein uS10m, with translation MAAAAWGGARLLWGRLRQGSGTLPGSYAVRVAPKQYLLQNKNLMWIQFSLGTDLHTVFQSYGNMPLVSISDEPDTLYRRLSVLVKSHDKAVLDSYEYFAVLAAEELGLSIEKVYEPPRKIERMTLLKSVHIYKKHRVQYEMRTYYRCLELKHLTGSTANVYLEYIQRNLPEGVAMEVKKTKIEKLPEHIQKPIWDTLPQVEETVNES, from the exons ATGGCAGCGGCGGCGTGGGGCGGAGCGCGCCTCCTGTGGGGGCGGCTCAGGCAG ggttCAGGGACTCTTCCTGGCAGTTATGCAGTTAGAGTTGCACCAAAACAGTATCTTCTTCA AAACAAGAACTTGATGTGGATCCAGTTCTCACTAGGCACTGATTTGCACACTGTTTTTCAGAGTTATGGCAACATGCCTTTG GTATCCATTTCAGATGAACCAGACACATTATACAGGAGACTGTCAGTTTTAGTTAAAAGCCATGACAAAGCTGTGTTGGACAGTTATGAATACTTTGCAGTGCTTGCTGCTGAAGAACTTGGACTCTCTATTGAAAAAGT GTATGAACCTCCTAGGAAGATAGAACGAATGACTCTTCTAAAATCAGTACACATTTACAAGAAGCATAGAGTTCAGTATGAAATGAGGACATATTACAGATGTCTAGAA CTAAAACACTTAACTGGCAGTACAGCTAATGTTTACTTGGAATACATCCAACGAAACTTACCTGAAGGGGTTGCCATGGAAGTAAAAAAG ACTAAAATAGAAAAGCTACCTGAACATATTCAGAAACCAATATGGGACACGCTGCCTCAAGTAGAAGAAACTGTAAATGAGTCATGA